A single genomic interval of Armigeres subalbatus isolate Guangzhou_Male chromosome 1, GZ_Asu_2, whole genome shotgun sequence harbors:
- the LOC134207686 gene encoding cuticle protein 18.7-like, which yields MKAFVLGSVLLLASVCSGSYIPADTPEVAAAKAAHLAAHAHVAAHAAPAHNHWGPAHDGPAQKWHGPIHIPQIHNGVPVETPEVQHAKAFHAAAYAKVSAYPSHGPAPLHAPVAPAHLGAGAWHGPQHVPVIHNGVPVETPEVQHAKAAHLNALASAGAHGPAPWAAHGHGHEDDGSYKPHLYEAPHY from the exons ATGAAGGCCTTC GTGTTGGGATCAGTGCTGCTGCTGGCTTCGGTCTGCTCCGGATCGTACATTCCTGCCGATACCCCTGAAGTGGCTGCTGCCAAGGCTGCTCACCTCGCTGCCCACGCTCACGTTGCCGCTCATGCTGCGCCAGCCCATAACCATTGGGGCCCAGCTCATGATGGCCCAGCGCAGAAGTGGCACGGACCCATCCACATCCCACAGATCCACAACGGTGTCCCAGTCGAAACCCCAGAAGTTCAGCATGCCAAGGCTTTCCACGCTGCCGCTTACGCTAAGGTTTCCGCTTACCCTAGCCATGGTCCAGCTCCACTGCACGCCCCAGTTGCGCCAGCCCACCTCGGAGCCGGAGCCTGGCACGGACCCCAGCACGTTCCAGTCATCCACAACGGAGTCCCAGTCGAAACCCCAGAGGTCCAGCACGCCAAGGCTGCTCACCTGAACGCTCTGGCCAGCGCTGGTGCTCACGGACCCGCCCCATGGGCCGCGCACGGTCATGGACACGAAGATGATGGCTCCTACAAGCCACACTTGTACGAGGCCCCTCACTACTAA